One Aegilops tauschii subsp. strangulata cultivar AL8/78 chromosome 2, Aet v6.0, whole genome shotgun sequence genomic window, TTTGTGTGgaaatactccatatatgtacaAACTACTCCATATATTTAATCTAGAGATCTTCTGCTAGAAATAGGTGGGGCAAGTAATGAAAAAGAAAAGGACAATATATGCATGCAGAAGATCACCTTGTGGGCTTCAGATTGCTTGCCGGCAAAGAAACATGCGTGTCCAACTAAGTTAGGAAAGCAGACAAGTTGATTGATTTCATAGCGAGGCTACTGGCTAGTACGTACCAAAAAGCTAGCTTATCTATTCCTCCACTGGCCAGCACACAGGAACTGCATATTGGTCAGATTTGTCTTGATTTCTTGGGGAGACTAGTATGTACGAGAAGAGCCTCCCAATGAATTCTTTTGCTGGCTGGAAACACATGCACAAAAGGCAGATCAATCCATGAAGCAAGGCACGAACACACGCTTCAGATGATGACTTTCCTTTTAGATAtaataagagcatctccaatcaATGATGTGGATGTATAACTAACTAAGTTTTACATCACGAATGCCCAAAAGCGGTGCTCTACTGAAAGGGTAACACGGTGGCTGATTTTAGGGATGTCATCGCTGAGTAAGTGGACATATCGGTTGTGGTTTTTAGATGTACAAAATTAAAGGTCAGATGTTTCTAATTTTTATGGTAATTTCTAGCATATTTCTCCTTTTTCGGTGAAGCActtttaatatatatatattactgTGGTAATTTCTAGCATATTTCTTTTTTCTGGTTAAACAGTCAAGTATTTTTAGTATATAGAAATTCAGATTAATGTTCAATTTTCTAGCGATTTCTCTTTTTTTGGATAATTAACCCGTCAAGTATTTTTAATAATAGATAGGTGTTGACTCTATTTTAATACAAAGTCTCAGGCTCTCCCAAAAATATATGCATAGGTTGTTGAAAGTTAGACAAAACAAACTATAAAAGGATGAGCCAGCGGAGCCCCTGTAGACGCATCAGCTTGAACATTCCAAAGTGCACCCAGCAAAGAACGTAACATACATACAACGCTCATCCATCGGCCATGACTGCAAGAACAAACGGAAAGATGGGCATGCGGCAGCAAGCGGAAGACCCTGCGGCGATGCTCGCCATAGGTACGACGAACCCAACGAATCTCCTGCAGCCCCAAGATGTCTTTGCGGAGAAGTTGTTCCGCGTGACCAAGAGCGACCACCTTACTGAACTCAAGGAAAAGTTAAAGAGAATCTGTAAGCACACGTCCATTAATTatttccttggattgactgtaatCTTTATGTTTTCATTCATTCATAGATAGTTTTGCTAATTCTCAGTTGCCTGATCAGtctattttttttagaaaagaacACGATAAAAAATTGTGAGGATTTGTTTCAATTTTCATAAGAGCGTGGCCAGTGGCGGAGGACGAAATAAAATTAAGGTGGGGCGAACTCTAAAGCATAGAAAAAGTATATAACACAAAATGAAATAGAACATGCACACTAATAATGTTATATATTCCACATACAATCACAGAAATAAAATGGAACTACCAACCACCGCTCACTTCCAAGGCTGCATTTTTGTCGGTGTTGTGCCAAATATGTTGATGAAGGTGGGGAAAAGTATAACACAAAATGAAGTGGAACATAGGAGTACACACTAATTCTACTCCTTGGCCGATGCACTCTCGTTTAGATATTTTACCCCATATGCACCATAGTAGCTCGAGTACCACACGTACACAGCTAGCACCAAGTTTGCCCGATCAAATCCTCTGACACATGTATTCGTTAGCCTTTTTTTCAAAGAAGCAGAACACCTTTAGcttcttttttttttgagaaacagAACACATTTAGCTAGATCAGCCGATGATTCTAGCCGGAAATAATGCACGCACGTGAGCAATTCGTTGGATAGGCACAATCCCACGGGTATCCAGCCCACCACCTTTTTTTTTCCAACCGGGCTCACAGCCCTTTCCATTAATTTTGCAATCAACAGAAATACATCAGTCTGTTATCAAGTCTTTGTTGTCCAGCCACTTACTAAAGGAATCTAGACCGAAATGATGGAAGCAAAAGGAGACTGAAAGGGGGGGGCGAGTTGGCGCATCATCAGGAAACCCACCACATGATGATCCTGGAACGGACCATCCGCCATGGGACGAAAACCTGATGACAGTTACAAGCCACTGCCCAACTAAAAAAGTTTCAAGGATGAAACTGCTGATGTAAGACGCTGAGCAAAATGCTACCAGGAAGAGCTAGTCTAGCGGGCATCAAACCCCAGTGGAAACAAGACCAAAAACACTAGCAATGATCCCAGCTAGCCGATCTGGATCCCATCCCTGTCTCCCAAGAGAAGTCTGCCACAAGGGAAGGATCTGTCCGCCAGAGCAGCAGCCGCGTTAGCCAACCTCTTCACACCAGTCTGGAACTTCACCTTATCTTCTCCTTTAAGCAAACCTGCCCAATACAACATAAACGAGCAAGCAATGAGAACAGCCTCCAGTGGAGTATGAGCAACATATTTATCAAAAGTAACTTTCTTGCGGAGGCACCGAATTCCCCAACATATGGCAGCAATAATCATCATATAGAAATGCTTTCCTCCTGGAAAGAACTTATAAAGCCAAGCCCAACTTTGCCAAAGCGATCGAGGACAGCAAGAAGTTCCAACTGTCATCCCCAGCACGCCCCAAACCGTACGGGCAAGCGGGCAAGTAAAGAATAAGTGGTTCGCTGTTTCCACACTTGTACAAAAGGAGCATGCAGGATTCCCAGACCACTTCCTGTTGCGCAGGTTATCTCGCGTAAGCACAACATTCTGAAATAGCTGCCATAAAAAGATTTTAATTTTCAACGGAATAGGAGCTTTCCACACCCATTTATAGTTAGGGCCAGATAAGTTTCTCTCTAACCACTCATAGACCGACTTAATAGTAAATTTTCCTTTACTATTAAGTGCCCATGAAATTGTATCTCCAGCCCACCACTTAACTAGGCACCTTGGCCCACAATGAAACACACGGTCCAATACCCCAACCCTAGCCGACGACTGCTTCCCTTCGTTTCTACTCCCTTCTTCCTCCTAGCGACGAACGGATCCAGCCGCCACCATGCATGAACTCGACATGGCAACCGATGATGCCTATACAAATTATTTTTGGCAAAATCTAAGGTAAGACGGTCGCCCTGCCTTGCCCTACCGGCCTACCAGGTCCTCCGCCCCCTGAGTGTGGCTAGTTTTCAATCGACTAAGACTTGACCAAGTGTCAGTCAAATACTTAAATGATATAACATGTAAGAAACaaatatgaaaaataaaaaattacaCCGATCTCAAAGTAAGATCTCGGAAATATAGCATCCAGTGAGGTTTAGCAAGACTGTTTTCATAATTGCATCGAGAAGCGCCACTTCCACCTGACCGAGGAGACACTGGGCGCCCACCCGGAGTTCCTCGACAGGGAGCTTCCATCCCTTGACGCTCGAATAGACATGGTAGCCACCGACATGCCGAAGCTCGCACAGTCCGCCGCGGCCAAGGCCATCGCCGAGTGGGGCCGCCCGGCCACCGACATCACCCACCTCGTCTTCAGCACCTACTCTGCCCTCCAGGCCCCGAGCGCCGACCTCAAGCTGGCCACGCTTCTCAGCCTCCGCACCACGGTCTGCCGCACCATCCTCAGCCTCCACGGCTGCTACGGCGGGGCCAGGGCGCTCCACCTTGCCAAGGAGCTGGCCGAGAACAACCGCGGGGCGCGCGTCCTCGTGGCCTGCGCCGAGACGACCCTCATCTGCTTCGGTAGCCCCAACAGGGCCAACCTCGTGGGCCATGCCTTGTTCGGGGACGGCGCCGGCGCCGTAATCGTCGGCGCCGGCCCCTTCAGTGAAGGCGAGCGCCCGCTTTTTGAGATGGTCACCACCACGCAGAACACGATCCCCTGGACCGAGCACGTGATCAGCATGCAGGCCACGGCAGGCGGCATAGACTTCCACCTCGCCATCCAGGTGCCGATGCTGATCGGGCAGAACGTCGAGCGATGCCTCCTCGACGCGTTCGATGGCGATGCTCCGGCTTCCTGGAACGAGCTCTTCTGGGCGGTGCACCCGGGTGGCCGTCCGATCCTGGATAACATAGACACGGTGCTCAAACTGGAGCCGGGTAAGTTGGCGGCCAGCCGGCGTGTGCTCCGCGAGTACGGCAACATGAGTGGCGCCACCATCTTCTTCGTGCTCGACGAGCTGCGCCGGCGTCGTAAGAAGGAGGAGGATAGTGGCCACCTGCTGCTGCCGGAGTGGGGCGCCAGGCCTTCGGGCCGGGAATCACCATCGAGACCATGCTGCTTCGCTCTCCACGCTAATCCATGTCGTCGATCGATCGATCACAAGGAGGAAGTTACTACAGAAGTACTTATACTACCATATACTCCGTACTTATTTGTGTGTGCGCGTGCGTAAAAATGCATGCATACGTCAGTCAAGTCAAAGAACACAGACAGAGTCATGCTAGTATATAAAATGTATAAGACCAGTGATTAAGTACCTGGGTGTAATAATACTGTAAAAGAAAAGGTACCTGGGTAATGCATGCAGGCCTACATGAAAGGCAAAACATATACTCCTATATTATTGAGAGCACCTCTTCATCAGTTGCCTGGAAAAAAAGTTTGCATCGGTAACTTTGTTTCAGGGCTGTCAGATCGAAATCCAACGGTTCATATCCATTCTTCCTCCCCAAGCGTACCATGTTCATATCCGATGGTGTGGAAGAATTGGGCACCCCCTAAATGCTTTTTTttttgcttggcttgtcatcataGTAGGATTTGGACGGCTGCGTCGGGAATTGGGCACCCCCTAAATGCAATTTTTTTGGTGGATGATTATAGGTTCAGTAAAAGGTTCAGCCTCTGAAAATCATGGATACCCGCTTACTTGAAGGAAATAGCTTTGTAGGACTTATGAGAACCACTTCAAGGTTAGACAATGCCAATACTTTTCCCGTATTACCGGTTACAAACATGCTTTGGTTGAGTTTTGGCTTAGACTTAACATGACTTTGGAAGAACAACGTCATAAGGAGTTGAAAGAGGACCATATGAGCCTACATACAATGCAAGTGTTGAAGACATCTTGGACAATTGAAAAGCATGGCAGTGAGGTATTCACGCATGAGCTATTTGAGGGTTTTCAAAATGAGTTGCTTGCTGATAGGGATCATTGCCTTGTTGAGATGATGTCACGTGATGGTGGGGTTAAAACAACAACTATATGTGATGGTTATAAGAAACTAAGGTTAGTAACTTACAAAACAACAACCATTGTGGGTTCTTACACATGTAAGTTATTTGAGACACATGGTATCTCGTGTCGTAATCTCATCCATGTCCTAAGAGTTGCCTAGCTAGATGAACTGCCAAGCCTCTATTTACTCAAAAGGCTTAGAAATAATTATAAAACTGGTCTGGTCTTTCATGAGGATGGCATTTTATTGGAAGCTAATGAGAAGAGTTCAGTTGATCCGGCGATAAAAATGGTTCGTTTCACAAACATGTAAGAAGATGGAAGAACTTTTAATTCAAGTGAAGCAATCTCAGGCTGGCATTCAATTCTTGGGAGATGTCATTTTCACACTTGGAGAGCAGTTTTCTACCCAAGTTCCATCGAAATAACAAACTCAAACTGAAGAATTAGAAGAATTTCTGGGTTGTTCATTCGAAGTGAGGTAGACATCCATCCTCCAAACGATAAGGTGTCAGATTAAAAGACTAAATGGATATAGAGATAACGGTGGAAAGCAAAGCAAGAAAGAGAAGAGCGAGAACAAAAACGATAGCCACACTTGTCCTAAGGAAGTGTAGAAGACATAATAATTAAGGTACATTCCTCTAGACTTAGTTTAAAGAATAATTCTAAAATTTTGCTTGCTTATAAATATAGGGACTGGCTAGGGGTAAGTTGACTGAACATTTGATTTGGGTCAGTCGATCTGTTTTCAACCGTCAGATTCAAAATGAACGGCCAGATTGATTTCTTCAACCTCCAGCCCGATCTATTGTTCATCTTCTTCCCTGTAACCGCCGCACGTACCACCGGCCTAGCCGCCGTCCTCCGACACCCGCAGCCGGCGGCGCTTCTGCGTTAGCCCGGCCACCCcgccctcccctcaaccgccTCCCACCGTCGTGCTTCCGCCGCCCCGGGCCATCCTTCtagcccccccccctccccccgcgaCGAGCTTTTCTCCGGCGAAGCCACACCACCGCCCCCCACCGCCGCCGTCTACCACCGCCCCCACtcaaaaccctaagatagatactggggtagccTGCCCAACGACCTTCTTCTTCCCCTCCGGCAAGTTTCTTCCTCCCCgcacttgtttcttccttcaaccaaaatcgactgacccaatatTCGGAAGTCAGGCGATTAACATGTAGCTATTGTGATAAATATAACATGCACTACTGTTTTCATAGATTATTGTGATATTGGTTTTAAAATATGAGGGATATGGGGATGTGGCTCACACTGGACcaccttttctctttcttttccctCTCTCTTCATCCCATCAATCACATACATTTGACAGGACAATTATACAGCAAAGTAGGGAACATGGTGAACTAGACCGGATCAAAATTAGACAATCGTGGTGCACTATTTGATACGGCCCCACACTTAAAAAATAAAGCCTCAAACTTGGAATCTCACATGCTAGTCGTCGGTCTTCACGTGCCAAGAACTAGCGCTATAGTACACTGAATGGTGAATGCTAACCACCAAGGAGTTATCCTGTCCCTGTCCACGCTGCCCACGCACTGATTAGTATTCCCACTCACTCTGTACCGTACGTAAgtttgaatttcttttctttcttgCCAGAAAACCAGAGTCTCGATCTGCATCGACACCATCCCGGCGACGACATGCGCGCCGACGGCAAGCCCCACGCGGTGTGCGTGCCGTACCCGGCGCAGGGGCACGCCACCCCGATGATGAAGCTGGCCAAGGTCCTCCACTCCAGGGGCTTCCACGTCACCTTCGTCTACACCGAGCACAACCACCGGCGCCTCGTCCGCTCCCGCGGCGCCGGCGCCGTCGCGGGCCTCCCGGGCTTCCGCTTCGCCACCATCCCCGACGGCCTGCCGCCGTCCGACCCCGACGCCACCCAGGACCAGGCGTCCATCTGCCACTCCACCACGACCACCTGCCTCCCCCACCTGAAGAGCCTGCTTGGCGGCCTCAACAACAGCGCAGCGGGGACGGGGACGCCGCCGGTGACGTGCGTCGTCGCGGACAGCATCATGAGCTTCGCGGTGGACGCCGCAGCGGAGCTCGGCGTGCCGTGCGCGCTGTTCTGGACCGCCAGCGCCTGCGGTTACATGGGCTATTACAACTTTCAGTTCCTGGTAGATCATGGCCTTACTCCTCTCAAAGGTACCTCTATGCTATCACAGCCAAGATTCTAGTATTTTGAGATGTGTAACAAGCTAACAACGAACAAGTAACAAACAATGTTCCTTTTGATGAGCTAGGTGAAGAGCAACTGACGAACGGCTACTTGGACACGCCGGTGACAAATGCTCTCGGCATGACCAAGCACATGCGCCTCCGGGACTTCCCGTCCTTCGTCCGCACCACCGACCGGGACGACATCCTGCTCAACTTCATGATACACGAGCTAGAGCGAGCGAGCCGTGCTGATGCCGTCATCGTCAACACCTTTGACGAGATGGAGCAGCCGGCGCTCGACGCCATGCGCGCCATCCTCGCCCCGCCAGTTTACACCATCGGCCCGCTCAACTTTGTTGTGGAGCAGCTAGTCCCcgacggcggcgacggcagcgcctCGCTCGCCGCGATTCGCCCCAGCCTTTGGAGGGAAGACCGGTCCTGCCTAGAGTGGCTCCGCGGCAGGGAGCCCCGGTCCGTGGTGTACGTCAACTTCGGGAGCATCACCACCATGACCAGCCAAGAACTGGTCGAGTTCGCTTGGGGGTTGGCCAACTGCGGCTGCGACTTCCTTTGGATCGTAAGGAACGACCTGGTGAAGGGCAACGCCGCCATGCTACCCCTGGAGTTCCTGGAGGCGACCAAGGGCCGGTGTTTCTTGGCGAGCTGGTGCGAGCAGGAGGCGGTGCTGCGGAACGAGGCCGTGGGCGCCTTCCTGACGCACTACGGGTGGAACTCGATGATGGAGGGGCTCAGCGCCGGGCTGCCGATGCTGGGCTGGCCCTTCTTCGCCGAGCAGCAGACCAACTGTCGCTACGCGTGCGTGGAGTGGGGCGTCGGGATGGAGGTCGGCGACGACGTGCGCCGGGAGGTGGTGGAGGAGAGGATAAGGGAGGTGATGGGTGGTGGCGAGGTGGGGAGGGAGATGAGGCGGAAGGCAATGGAGTGGAAGGAGATCGCCGTCCGTGCCACGACCCGACCTGGTGGCAGATCGTTGGCCAACCTTGAGCTTCTACTCAAGAATACCGTTGGATCGTCCTTCTCCCGCCGCGGTGCAAACAGATCTAGTGCCCGGGATTGACCGCAATCCGTAAGTAGTACTAGAGGATATCAATTTTTGGGCATTTAGAGTTCAAAAAAGGTATGATTTGGACCGGCTCTACAAGCTCTAGGTTTGAAAAACATACTTTTCTCTTCCTGGAATCATACGATTGTGGAGACACTACACATGCAGCGTTTTCTCATGTAGTTTCTCCCAATAAATGGTTATGTGCGGTTTGTTCTGAGCAACGATTTATCGACAATCTCTTCCGTTCAACTTTTTCTTTGCAAGTTCCGACATTTTTTCCGGAAGTTTCAACTTATTTTGCAACAAAGATTAAGCTTGTAATAATTTTCTCCGGAACCTCCAATGAAAAAAATTCTACAGTTTGGATAATTTTACC contains:
- the LOC109751457 gene encoding 7-deoxyloganetin glucosyltransferase translates to MRADGKPHAVCVPYPAQGHATPMMKLAKVLHSRGFHVTFVYTEHNHRRLVRSRGAGAVAGLPGFRFATIPDGLPPSDPDATQDQASICHSTTTTCLPHLKSLLGGLNNSAAGTGTPPVTCVVADSIMSFAVDAAAELGVPCALFWTASACGYMGYYNFQFLVDHGLTPLKGEEQLTNGYLDTPVTNALGMTKHMRLRDFPSFVRTTDRDDILLNFMIHELERASRADAVIVNTFDEMEQPALDAMRAILAPPVYTIGPLNFVVEQLVPDGGDGSASLAAIRPSLWREDRSCLEWLRGREPRSVVYVNFGSITTMTSQELVEFAWGLANCGCDFLWIVRNDLVKGNAAMLPLEFLEATKGRCFLASWCEQEAVLRNEAVGAFLTHYGWNSMMEGLSAGLPMLGWPFFAEQQTNCRYACVEWGVGMEVGDDVRREVVEERIREVMGGGEVGREMRRKAMEWKEIAVRATTRPGGRSLANLELLLKNTVGSSFSRRGANRSSARD